From the Nitrobacter hamburgensis X14 genome, one window contains:
- a CDS encoding S41 family peptidase produces the protein MMRKVSLILLSAAAGAALTLFVTQPRSVLMGSSARAATSDTYRQLNLFGDVFERVRSDYVEKPDDSKLIESAISGMLSGLDPHSSYMDAKSFRDMQVQTRGEFGGLGIEVTMEDGLVKVVSPIDDTPASKAGILANDIITNLDDEAVQGLTLNQAVDKMRGPIGTKIKLKIVRKGQDNPIDVTLVRDNIRVRSVRSHVETDDIAYIRITTFNEQTTEGLKKSISDLQGQIGDKLKGYIIDLRNNPGGLLEEAVTVSDSFLDRGEIVSTRGRNAEETQRRSAHPGDLTKGKPVIVLINGGSASASEIVAGALQDHKRATLIGTRSFGKGSVQTIIPLGSGNGALRLTTARYYTPSGRSIQAKGIVPDIEVLQDVPDELKSRTDTKGEASLRGHLRNGTDEKTGSQSYVPPDAKNDKALKMADDLLHGIKVNASSPAPGDKAAIEKPAKKATN, from the coding sequence ATGATGCGCAAGGTTTCCCTTATTCTTCTCAGCGCTGCCGCGGGTGCGGCGCTGACGCTGTTCGTGACCCAGCCGCGGTCGGTGCTGATGGGATCGAGCGCGCGAGCCGCGACCTCGGATACCTATCGCCAGCTCAACCTGTTCGGCGATGTGTTCGAGCGGGTCCGTAGCGACTATGTCGAGAAGCCCGACGACAGCAAGCTGATCGAATCGGCCATCAGCGGAATGCTGTCGGGTCTCGATCCGCATTCGAGCTACATGGACGCCAAGAGCTTCCGCGACATGCAGGTGCAGACGCGCGGCGAGTTTGGCGGCCTTGGCATCGAGGTCACGATGGAGGACGGCCTGGTCAAGGTGGTCTCGCCGATCGACGACACGCCGGCATCCAAGGCGGGAATCCTGGCGAACGACATCATCACCAATCTTGACGATGAGGCGGTGCAGGGGCTCACGCTCAACCAGGCCGTCGACAAGATGCGCGGCCCGATCGGCACCAAGATCAAGCTGAAGATCGTCCGCAAAGGCCAGGACAATCCGATCGACGTGACGCTGGTGCGCGACAACATCCGCGTCCGCTCGGTGCGCTCGCACGTCGAGACCGACGACATCGCCTATATCCGCATCACCACCTTCAACGAGCAGACCACCGAAGGCCTCAAGAAGTCGATTTCCGACCTGCAAGGCCAGATCGGCGACAAGCTCAAGGGTTACATCATCGATCTGCGCAACAACCCCGGCGGATTGCTCGAAGAAGCGGTGACCGTTTCCGACAGCTTCCTCGACCGCGGTGAGATTGTGTCGACGCGCGGCCGCAACGCCGAGGAAACCCAGCGTCGCAGCGCGCATCCCGGCGACCTCACCAAGGGCAAGCCGGTGATCGTTCTGATCAACGGCGGGTCGGCATCGGCTTCCGAAATCGTCGCCGGTGCGTTGCAGGACCACAAGCGAGCGACACTGATCGGGACCCGCTCATTCGGCAAGGGCTCCGTGCAGACCATCATTCCGCTCGGTTCGGGCAACGGCGCGCTCCGCCTGACGACGGCGCGCTATTACACGCCGTCGGGCCGTTCGATTCAGGCCAAAGGCATCGTTCCGGATATCGAGGTGCTTCAGGATGTGCCCGATGAACTGAAGTCGCGGACCGACACCAAGGGAGAGGCTTCGCTGCGCGGCCATCTGCGCAACGGCACCGACGAGAAGACCGGCTCGCAATCCTACGTCCCGCCGGACGCCAAGAACGACAAGGCGCTCAAGATGGCCGACGACCTTCTGCACGGCATCAAGGTCAACGCCTCGTCGCCGGCCCCCGGCGACAAGGCGGCGATCGAGAAGCCCGCGAAAAAGGCAACGAACTGA
- a CDS encoding divergent polysaccharide deacetylase family protein, translating into MADTTDDLSTPLGQNPAPKRRFRLPFTLPQAAAVLLGSILVVFVGFVLFNHDPLGGEPAARIAIRQTVAPEDKSAAVPPASQPTSAAAVTAQPEAGRKTITIIDGSSGSRQDVVVAGADSDTAGGGAAPVTMAGIDPRLLEKSRYGMIPAVAADGLKPFKAYATGTDADRAKAATMPVIAIVVGGLGVGAAKTADAIMKLPPAVTLAFTPYGSDPGKLVEQARAQRHEILLQVPMEPYDYPDNDPGPQTLLTTLGTEQNIDRLHWHLSRFQGYVGLANFMGARFVAAATVMQPIIREAAKRGLGYLDDGSTPRSVAGQLAEGQAMPFAKADLTIDAVPTSVEIDKALARLEDLAKERGAAIGMASALPVSVERIGAWAKGLESRGVMLVPLTTEMLKSKSG; encoded by the coding sequence ATGGCCGACACGACGGACGATCTCAGTACGCCGCTCGGACAGAATCCTGCGCCCAAGCGCCGTTTCCGGCTCCCCTTCACGCTGCCACAGGCTGCGGCGGTTTTGCTCGGATCAATCCTTGTCGTCTTCGTTGGCTTTGTTCTTTTCAACCACGATCCGCTGGGTGGCGAGCCCGCGGCGCGGATCGCGATCCGGCAAACCGTGGCCCCCGAGGACAAATCTGCGGCCGTCCCACCTGCGTCGCAGCCGACCAGCGCTGCCGCCGTTACCGCTCAACCCGAGGCGGGTCGCAAGACCATCACTATCATCGACGGCTCCAGTGGCTCGCGTCAGGATGTCGTTGTCGCGGGCGCGGATTCCGACACGGCTGGCGGCGGCGCCGCGCCGGTGACGATGGCCGGAATCGATCCGCGTCTGTTGGAGAAGTCGCGTTACGGAATGATTCCGGCTGTCGCCGCCGATGGATTGAAGCCCTTCAAGGCCTACGCAACGGGCACCGATGCCGATCGCGCGAAGGCGGCAACGATGCCGGTGATCGCGATCGTGGTCGGCGGTCTCGGCGTCGGCGCGGCCAAAACCGCCGATGCCATCATGAAACTGCCGCCGGCCGTGACGCTGGCGTTCACGCCTTACGGGTCCGATCCGGGCAAGCTGGTGGAGCAGGCTCGCGCGCAACGTCACGAGATTCTGCTGCAGGTCCCCATGGAGCCCTATGACTACCCCGATAACGACCCCGGACCGCAGACCCTGCTGACGACGCTCGGTACTGAACAGAATATCGATCGCCTGCATTGGCACCTCAGCCGTTTCCAGGGTTATGTCGGTCTCGCCAATTTCATGGGGGCCCGGTTTGTCGCCGCCGCTACGGTCATGCAGCCGATCATTCGCGAAGCAGCCAAGCGCGGCCTTGGCTATCTTGACGACGGCTCCACTCCGAGGAGCGTGGCGGGTCAGCTCGCGGAGGGTCAGGCGATGCCGTTCGCCAAGGCCGACCTGACCATTGATGCCGTCCCGACCTCGGTGGAAATCGACAAGGCGCTCGCAAGACTTGAAGACCTGGCGAAGGAGCGGGGGGCTGCCATCGGCATGGCTTCGGCGCTTCCTGTTTCCGTCGAGCGAATCGGCGCCTGGGCCAAGGGTCTCGAAAGCCGTGGCGTGATGCTTGTGCCATTGACAACCGAGATGCTGAAATCAAAATCAGGTTGA
- a CDS encoding RNA pyrophosphohydrolase, with translation MARYDDLPYRTCVGMMLINERGLVLIGRRAGGIEHVDDEYVWQMPQGGVDPGEDTWLAAKRELYEETSVRSVEKLAEVSDWLIYDIPRTVAGRAWKGRYRGQRQKWYAMRFTGKDNEIDVVNPGGGHKAEFIGWRWEPMQNLPRLIVPFKRPVYERVVKEFASLSGG, from the coding sequence ATGGCGCGCTACGACGATCTACCCTACCGCACTTGCGTCGGCATGATGCTGATCAACGAGAGGGGACTCGTCCTTATCGGTCGCCGCGCCGGCGGCATCGAGCACGTCGACGACGAGTATGTCTGGCAGATGCCGCAAGGCGGCGTCGATCCCGGCGAGGACACATGGCTCGCGGCGAAACGCGAACTCTATGAGGAGACCAGCGTTCGCTCGGTCGAGAAGCTCGCCGAGGTATCCGACTGGCTGATCTATGATATTCCGCGCACCGTGGCCGGACGGGCCTGGAAGGGCCGCTATCGCGGACAGCGCCAGAAGTGGTACGCGATGCGCTTCACCGGCAAGGACAACGAGATCGACGTCGTCAATCCGGGCGGCGGTCACAAGGCGGAATTCATCGGATGGCGCTGGGAGCCGATGCAGAACCTGCCCCGGTTAATCGTGCCTTTCAAGCGCCCGGTCTATGAGCGCGTGGTCAAGGAATTCGCGAGCCTCTCGGGCGGTTAG
- a CDS encoding F0F1 ATP synthase subunit epsilon → MATFHFDLVSPEKLTFSGDVDQVDVPGVEGDFGVLAGHAPVVAAIRPGILTITTGGTPQKIIVLGGLAEVSEKGLTVLADVATSIQELDRAQFADTIASMEAKLAEKEGSELDKAIERLDHFKSIQSQLNTTALH, encoded by the coding sequence ATGGCTACCTTCCACTTTGATCTCGTGTCGCCTGAAAAGCTCACCTTCTCCGGTGACGTCGATCAGGTCGACGTTCCCGGCGTCGAGGGCGACTTCGGCGTCCTTGCCGGCCATGCGCCGGTTGTCGCGGCGATCCGTCCGGGAATCCTGACCATCACCACTGGCGGCACGCCTCAGAAAATCATCGTGCTCGGCGGTCTCGCCGAAGTATCGGAGAAGGGCCTGACCGTCCTCGCCGACGTGGCGACTTCGATCCAGGAGCTGGATCGTGCGCAGTTCGCCGACACGATTGCGAGCATGGAGGCCAAGCTGGCGGAAAAGGAAGGCTCCGAACTCGACAAGGCGATCGAGCGGCTGGATCATTTCAAGAGCATTCAGAGCCAGCTCAATACTACGGCGCTGCACTGA